A stretch of DNA from uncultured Fretibacterium sp.:
CAGCCTTGACTTTTAGTTTTTTGGAACGGGGTGTCGGGGAACACGTTCCCCGACTGGGGGTGTGGGGGCGAAGCCCCCGTGTTGTCGGGTCGTTTGCGTTGTGAGGTGATCTTCCATGTTTCAGGACCGGTATGATGTCGTGGTGATCGGCGGAGGGCACGCGGGGTGTGAGGCGGCGCTGGCGGCCGCCCGGATGGGGCGCCGCACTTTGCTTTTGACCCTCGGGGTGGACGGCACGGCGCTGATGCCCTGCAACCCCTCGATCGGCGGTCCTGCGAAGGGGCATCTGGTCCGGGAGGTCAGCGCCCTGGGGGGCGAGCAGGCCCGTGCCGCGGATGCCTCCACCCTGATGATCCGCTGGCTGAACACCTCGAAGGGCGTCGCCGTCCGGGCGCTGCGCGCGCAATGCGACCCGGCGCGGTACGCGGCCCATTATCGGGGTCTGCTCTATTCCTGCAAGAACCTCGACCTGCATCAGGACGAGGCCGTGGAGCTGCTGATCGACGGCTCCCGAATCCGGGGGGTTCTCACCCGTCATGGTTCGCGCTACGAGGCCCGTGCGGTCGTCCTCTGTTCGGGGACGTACCTCGGCGGCCGGGTCTACGTGGGGGAGGCGGATTTTCCCTCCGGACCGATGGGGCAGGCGCCGGCCGAGCGCCTGCTCGAGTCCCTGAGGGCTTTGGGTCTGAGGCTGGGGTATATGAGGACGGACACGACGCCGCGCCTGAACCTCGACACCCTCGACCTGTCCTCGGCGGCGCCGCAGCGGTCGGAGGAGGAGCCGCTCTGCTTCGATATCTGGGGCGAAAAGCGTGTCCATCGGTCGGACTACGCCTGCTGGTTCTCCCGGACGACGGAGCGCACCCACGAGATCCTGGAGCGAAACATCCACCGTTCCCCACTCGTCACGGGGAGGATGGGCGTCCTCGGGCCACGCTACTGTCCCTCCATCGAGGATAAGTTTCTGCGCTTCCCGGACAGAAGGACCCATCCCATCGTCTTCGAGCCCGTGTCGGCCGACTCGAAGGAGGTCTATGTCCAGAATTTTTCCACCAGCCTGCCCTACGACGTGCAGGTCGAGATGGTGCGTTCCCTTCCGGGATGTGCGGAGGCCAAGATTGTCCGGCCCGGATATGGGATACGTTATGCGTATCTAACGCCTGATCAACTTTCACCTTCATTGGAGAACCGCGAGCTTGGGGGGTTTTTCTGCGCCGGTCAGGTCAACGGGACCTCGGGCTACGAGGAGGCTGCGGCTCAGGGGCTCCTGGCCGGGATCAACGCGGCTCTGTCGGTGAGGGACGAGCCGCCGCTTGTTTTGAGCCGTTCGGACGGGTACCTTGGGGTCCTGG
This window harbors:
- the mnmG gene encoding tRNA uridine-5-carboxymethylaminomethyl(34) synthesis enzyme MnmG, whose amino-acid sequence is MFQDRYDVVVIGGGHAGCEAALAAARMGRRTLLLTLGVDGTALMPCNPSIGGPAKGHLVREVSALGGEQARAADASTLMIRWLNTSKGVAVRALRAQCDPARYAAHYRGLLYSCKNLDLHQDEAVELLIDGSRIRGVLTRHGSRYEARAVVLCSGTYLGGRVYVGEADFPSGPMGQAPAERLLESLRALGLRLGYMRTDTTPRLNLDTLDLSSAAPQRSEEEPLCFDIWGEKRVHRSDYACWFSRTTERTHEILERNIHRSPLVTGRMGVLGPRYCPSIEDKFLRFPDRRTHPIVFEPVSADSKEVYVQNFSTSLPYDVQVEMVRSLPGCAEAKIVRPGYGIRYAYLTPDQLSPSLENRELGGFFCAGQVNGTSGYEEAAAQGLLAGINAALSVRDEPPLVLSRSDGYLGVLADDLTTKSTDEPYRMLTSRCEHRLLMRHDNAARRLSPLAHRLGLLSPEHWAKLERRWECEDREIARLESVRIVPSEETDRLCEAFGAEPPREPLTAAAFLRHRGATYPLVEKLIEKLIGEPAPHGSALEPDSEFYVETSLRYAGYLEKEARLAERMAGLDGVLVPDGFDYSAVKGLSSEGRQKLLRFRPRSLGAALRISGVTPADVQLLSVVVRRMGGDYVEGGRAR